Proteins from one uncultured Desulfuromonas sp. genomic window:
- a CDS encoding branched-chain amino acid aminotransferase — MQDIQILPVDETKQPVQDESQLVFGKEFTNRMFVMEYKTGQGWHSPRIQQYGPFSLDPAAVVLHYAQEIFEGLKAFRRDDGEIALFRPRDNFERFNLSARRMCMPELDVDLCLKALRELLKLEQNWVPKSEGTSLYIRPTMIATEPILGVKPADEYLFFIILSPVAAYYKGGLKPVKIWVSDEYVRVPSGGTGEAKTGGNYASSLYASALAAQKGYDQVLWLDSVERKYVEEVGSMNICFLYDGKIVTSPLSGSILNGITRRSILTLVKEMGYEVEERALTIDEILDGAANGRLTEAFGTGTAAVVSPVGHFTYREREVDLGNGEAGELTMKLYNTLTGIQYGRCEDKHNWVETL, encoded by the coding sequence ATGCAGGACATCCAGATCTTACCTGTGGATGAGACCAAACAACCGGTTCAGGATGAATCGCAGCTGGTTTTCGGCAAAGAATTCACCAACCGCATGTTTGTCATGGAATATAAAACCGGACAGGGCTGGCACTCACCACGCATCCAACAATACGGACCGTTCAGTCTCGACCCGGCGGCAGTGGTATTACACTACGCCCAGGAAATTTTTGAAGGGCTCAAAGCTTTTCGCCGTGATGACGGCGAAATCGCTTTGTTCCGCCCCAGAGACAACTTCGAGCGTTTCAACCTCAGTGCCCGTCGCATGTGCATGCCGGAGCTGGATGTCGATCTGTGCCTCAAGGCACTGCGTGAACTGCTCAAACTGGAACAGAACTGGGTGCCGAAAAGTGAAGGCACCAGCCTGTACATCCGCCCGACTATGATCGCCACAGAACCGATTCTTGGTGTTAAACCAGCTGATGAATACCTGTTTTTCATCATCCTGTCTCCAGTGGCCGCTTACTACAAAGGCGGGTTGAAACCTGTTAAAATCTGGGTCTCTGATGAATATGTACGTGTTCCCAGCGGCGGCACCGGCGAAGCAAAGACCGGCGGAAACTATGCCTCCAGCCTCTACGCGTCAGCTCTGGCTGCGCAGAAAGGCTACGACCAGGTATTATGGCTCGACAGCGTTGAACGCAAATATGTCGAGGAGGTCGGCAGCATGAATATCTGCTTCCTCTACGACGGCAAGATCGTCACCTCGCCACTGAGTGGCTCGATTCTCAACGGCATCACCCGCCGCTCTATCCTGACCTTGGTTAAGGAGATGGGCTACGAGGTCGAAGAACGCGCCCTGACCATTGACGAAATTCTCGACGGCGCCGCCAACGGTCGACTTACCGAAGCCTTTGGCACCGGTACTGCTGCCGTCGTTTCTCCGGTTGGTCATTTCACGTACCGAGAACGCGAAGTTGACCTCGGCAATGGCGAAGCCGGTGAACTGACCATGAAACTCTACAACACTCTGACCGGCATTCAGTACGGTCGCTGTGAAGACAAACACAACTGGGTTGAAACCCTGTAA
- the gpmI gene encoding 2,3-bisphosphoglycerate-independent phosphoglycerate mutase, translating into MAPAQRPVILTILDGWGINPNRENNAAALADTPFLDGLFQRYPNSRLEASGLAVGLPEGQMGNSEVGHLNIGAGRVVYQDLTRITKSISDGDFFTNAALCEAMDRTKSRGGDLHLMGLLSDGGVHSLNSHLYALVKLAKDKGIKKVYIHAFMDGRDTPPRSGATYLQQLEEQLQQLGTGTIATISGRFYAMDRDQRWERVEQAYRAMVERQGNTFASSAAAIQASYANDVSDEFIVPCLIEGGKAVSDDDGMIFFNFRADRAREISRAFTTDDFDGFCRQKKIDLAHYVCMTEYDEHLKLPVAFPTETYPNILAQTVAAAGLKQLHIAETEKYAHVTFFFNGGNETSYTGEDRILVPSPKEVATYDLKPQMSAEEVSRQVTEQIRSHTYDLIILNFANPDMVGHTGILSAAITAMETVDHCVQQVVETALDAGGCLLITADHGNCEQMADASGSPHTAHTSNPVPLLYVSEHTDGVSLQPGKLADLAPTLLQLLNLPQPVEMTGHSLLSNR; encoded by the coding sequence ATGGCCCCCGCTCAACGTCCCGTCATCCTGACTATTCTCGACGGCTGGGGAATCAACCCCAACCGGGAGAACAATGCGGCAGCTTTGGCTGACACGCCGTTTCTTGACGGGCTGTTCCAGCGTTACCCCAACAGCCGCCTTGAAGCGTCAGGTCTGGCCGTCGGACTGCCGGAAGGGCAAATGGGCAATTCGGAAGTGGGGCATTTGAATATCGGTGCCGGTCGGGTCGTCTATCAGGACCTGACCCGCATCACAAAAAGCATCAGCGACGGCGATTTTTTCACCAACGCAGCTCTCTGCGAAGCCATGGATCGTACCAAATCACGGGGCGGAGATCTGCACCTCATGGGCCTGCTTTCCGATGGTGGTGTCCACTCCCTGAACAGCCACCTTTACGCACTGGTTAAGCTGGCCAAAGACAAGGGAATCAAAAAAGTTTACATCCATGCCTTTATGGATGGCCGCGATACGCCACCGCGCAGCGGTGCAACCTATCTGCAGCAACTTGAAGAGCAGCTGCAGCAACTCGGCACGGGAACCATTGCCACCATCTCCGGCCGCTTCTACGCTATGGACCGCGATCAACGTTGGGAGCGTGTCGAACAGGCCTACCGTGCCATGGTCGAGCGTCAGGGCAACACTTTTGCTTCCAGCGCTGCCGCCATTCAAGCCTCCTACGCCAATGATGTCAGTGACGAATTTATCGTGCCCTGCCTCATCGAAGGCGGCAAAGCCGTCAGCGACGATGACGGCATGATTTTTTTCAATTTCCGGGCGGACCGGGCACGTGAAATCTCCCGTGCGTTCACCACAGACGATTTCGACGGGTTCTGCCGACAGAAAAAAATCGACCTGGCCCATTATGTGTGCATGACCGAGTACGACGAGCACCTCAAGCTGCCTGTTGCCTTCCCGACAGAAACCTATCCCAACATTCTGGCCCAAACGGTCGCAGCGGCCGGGCTGAAACAGCTGCACATTGCCGAGACAGAAAAATATGCCCACGTCACCTTCTTTTTCAACGGCGGCAATGAAACCAGCTACACCGGCGAAGACCGCATTCTGGTCCCTTCACCAAAAGAAGTGGCCACCTACGATCTGAAACCTCAAATGAGTGCTGAAGAGGTCAGTCGTCAAGTCACGGAGCAAATTCGCAGTCATACCTACGACCTGATCATCCTCAACTTTGCCAATCCGGACATGGTCGGTCACACCGGCATTCTCTCCGCAGCCATCACTGCGATGGAAACCGTTGACCACTGCGTCCAACAGGTTGTGGAAACCGCCTTGGATGCCGGAGGATGTCTGCTGATCACCGCTGACCACGGCAATTGCGAACAGATGGCGGACGCTTCAGGATCACCACACACCGCACACACCAGCAACCCGGTTCCACTCCTCTACGTCAGCGAGCACACTGACGGTGTTTCCCTGCAACCCGGAAAACTGGCCGATCTGGCTCCAACATTGCTACAACTGTTGAACCTGCCGCAACCGGTGGAGATGACCGGCCATAGCCTGCTCAGCAACCGCTGA
- a CDS encoding tetratricopeptide repeat protein, with protein MTLMSFLLVVIMFLAFFVFFSGINPQEMTIFFLPDSSVTYPVTVVVIGCILVGLFIGYGFHLYGALTYGLRNWLRGRGEKRNKEIDTIYRDGVGRLLSGDIKKAHALLQKAIDKDPNKVESYIALASVNTQEGDQQGAITLLRKAKSINGKSLEVLFKLAATYEDLGEDDSASKEIEEILELEKDNRKAIRALRDLHMKHQRWEQALELQKRLLKAGPSGNRIQEEKEKILSIRYEVARQKLANNDEDQAISSLKQIIKEAPEFTAARVTLGDAYAQQDNAEDAALIWQDSYKKLGRSVFLSRLENLYIEQEDPQSLLSFYSSALMARSNDLVLRFFYGKLCLRLEMVDEALEHIYTVESSAPDFPQIHLLLAEAHRRRNRIDEAIGEYQKALGVDNQLSLGYVCDCCGTTSLEWMSRCEQCGTWGSYSIAFRKLIEDRKVVEPVIPQAGV; from the coding sequence ATGACCCTCATGTCATTTCTTCTCGTTGTCATCATGTTCCTGGCTTTTTTTGTCTTTTTCTCAGGCATTAACCCCCAGGAAATGACCATTTTTTTCCTGCCGGACAGTTCGGTCACCTACCCGGTGACCGTTGTGGTCATTGGCTGCATCCTGGTCGGCCTTTTCATCGGCTACGGTTTCCACCTCTACGGTGCCCTGACTTACGGGCTGCGCAACTGGCTGCGCGGACGCGGTGAAAAAAGAAACAAAGAGATCGATACCATCTACCGTGACGGTGTCGGTCGCCTGCTCTCCGGGGACATCAAAAAAGCCCACGCCCTGCTGCAAAAAGCCATCGACAAAGATCCCAACAAGGTGGAAAGCTATATCGCCCTGGCCAGCGTCAACACCCAGGAAGGTGACCAACAAGGAGCGATTACCTTACTGCGTAAAGCCAAAAGCATTAACGGTAAAAGCCTTGAAGTCCTGTTCAAACTGGCGGCGACCTACGAAGACCTGGGTGAAGACGATTCGGCGAGCAAGGAGATCGAAGAGATCCTTGAGTTGGAGAAAGATAACCGCAAAGCTATCCGCGCCCTCCGCGACCTGCACATGAAGCATCAGCGTTGGGAACAGGCACTTGAACTGCAGAAGCGCCTGCTTAAAGCCGGTCCAAGTGGCAACCGCATCCAGGAAGAGAAAGAAAAAATCCTCTCTATCCGTTACGAGGTTGCCCGCCAGAAACTGGCCAACAACGATGAAGATCAGGCCATTTCGTCTCTGAAACAGATCATTAAGGAAGCGCCGGAATTCACGGCGGCCCGCGTCACCCTCGGCGATGCCTATGCCCAGCAGGACAATGCTGAAGATGCGGCACTCATCTGGCAGGACAGCTACAAAAAACTCGGCCGCAGCGTTTTTCTATCTCGTCTGGAGAATCTCTACATCGAACAGGAAGACCCGCAATCTCTGCTGTCGTTTTACAGCAGCGCCCTGATGGCGCGCAGCAACGACCTGGTGTTGCGCTTTTTCTACGGCAAGCTCTGTTTGCGTCTGGAAATGGTTGACGAAGCACTTGAGCACATCTACACCGTGGAGAGTTCCGCACCCGACTTTCCGCAGATCCACCTATTGCTGGCCGAAGCGCATCGTCGCCGTAACCGCATTGACGAAGCGATCGGAGAGTACCAGAAAGCCCTCGGCGTCGACAACCAGCTCAGCCTCGGTTATGTCTGCGACTGCTGCGGCACCACCTCTCTGGAGTGGATGAGCCGCTGCGAGCAGTGTGGCACCTGGGGCAGCTACAGCATCGCCTTCCGCAAACTGATCGAAGATCGCAAGGTTGTTGAACCGGTGATCCCCCAGGCGGGAGTATAA
- the rsfS gene encoding ribosome silencing factor, which produces MQSDQRALLCSEYASDRKALDIKVLHISKLSSLADYLVLATGTSDRQVQAIAESVRLGLKQNYNLQPLAVEGMNEGRWVLLDYGDVMVHVFQQEVRSFYDLDGLWSEADELELLQENAANR; this is translated from the coding sequence TTGCAATCCGATCAACGCGCTCTGTTGTGTTCTGAATACGCTTCGGACAGAAAAGCCCTCGATATCAAGGTGCTCCATATCAGCAAACTGTCCTCTCTGGCGGACTATCTGGTCCTGGCCACCGGCACCTCGGATCGTCAGGTGCAGGCCATTGCTGAGTCTGTCCGACTGGGACTGAAGCAGAACTACAATCTGCAGCCCCTCGCCGTCGAAGGAATGAACGAAGGACGCTGGGTCCTGCTGGACTATGGCGATGTGATGGTGCACGTATTTCAACAGGAGGTCCGCTCATTTTACGATTTGGACGGTCTGTGGTCTGAGGCAGACGAACTGGAACTGCTTCAGGAAAACGCTGCCAACCGATAA
- a CDS encoding ComF family protein, with amino-acid sequence MAIAHAIHPLVKLFKAVDISLFPPACPACQKRLNTEESFLCHDCQTSCLQQPTTYCPRCGHAHPATTKQNHLCSHCLTSSPPFNWLKAAGIYQGQLAELLQQFKFHHKTSLASPLADLILHQHQQAIDQFAADAIVPIPLHPQRLRERGYNQAQLIGQQLARHLNLPVNGSLVLRNRPTPPQSTLSLTQRMDNMRSVFYSPEARPSKILLIDDIATTTSTARACSRALTQRGHKVAVLVVARALPRH; translated from the coding sequence ATGGCCATTGCCCACGCAATCCATCCCCTTGTTAAGCTCTTCAAGGCTGTCGATATCAGCCTGTTTCCACCTGCTTGCCCCGCATGTCAGAAACGACTGAACACCGAGGAGTCATTCCTATGCCATGACTGCCAAACATCGTGCCTGCAACAGCCGACAACCTATTGCCCACGCTGCGGCCATGCCCACCCTGCAACAACCAAGCAGAACCATCTATGCAGCCACTGCTTGACCTCCAGCCCTCCCTTTAACTGGCTCAAGGCTGCGGGAATCTACCAAGGGCAGCTTGCTGAGCTGCTGCAACAGTTCAAGTTCCACCACAAAACATCCCTGGCATCGCCTCTGGCCGATCTAATCCTGCACCAACATCAGCAGGCTATCGATCAGTTTGCAGCCGATGCCATCGTCCCGATCCCACTCCACCCGCAGCGTCTCCGTGAACGCGGCTACAATCAGGCCCAGCTGATCGGACAACAACTGGCAAGACATCTTAACCTTCCCGTGAACGGCTCACTGGTCCTGCGCAACAGACCAACACCGCCACAATCGACACTCAGCCTGACTCAACGCATGGACAACATGCGCAGCGTGTTTTACAGCCCAGAAGCACGGCCATCAAAAATCCTACTGATAGACGACATTGCCACAACAACATCCACCGCCCGAGCTTGCAGCCGCGCCTTGACGCAACGCGGCCACAAGGTCGCGGTACTGGTTGTCGCCCGAGCCCTGCCTCGTCACTGA
- the rlmH gene encoding 23S rRNA (pseudouridine(1915)-N(3))-methyltransferase RlmH produces MKLTILCVGKLSLPFLKEGRDEYHQRLKRYLPVDEIELKEEKRGGKKATPDFVRNHEAEALMARIPPGSHVIGLDEKGHRLSSKKLAASLEKHMNQGTGNVCLIIGGAYGLTDTLRQRCDSLLSLSDMTMTHQMARMFLYEQLYRAMTIIRREPYHNS; encoded by the coding sequence GTGAAACTGACGATTCTCTGTGTCGGCAAACTGTCGCTGCCTTTTCTTAAGGAAGGCCGCGACGAATATCACCAACGCCTGAAACGCTATCTACCTGTTGACGAGATTGAGCTGAAAGAAGAAAAACGCGGCGGCAAAAAAGCCACGCCCGACTTTGTCCGCAACCATGAGGCCGAAGCCCTGATGGCACGTATTCCACCGGGAAGCCACGTCATCGGTCTCGACGAAAAAGGGCACCGGCTCAGTTCCAAGAAACTGGCCGCCAGTCTGGAAAAACATATGAATCAGGGCACAGGCAATGTGTGCTTGATCATTGGTGGCGCATACGGTCTGACAGACACACTGCGACAACGTTGCGATAGCCTGTTATCGCTGTCCGACATGACCATGACCCACCAGATGGCCCGCATGTTCCTCTACGAACAACTGTACCGGGCCATGACAATTATCCGTCGGGAGCCGTATCATAACAGTTAA